A single Longimicrobium sp. DNA region contains:
- a CDS encoding nucleotidyltransferase family protein yields the protein MPRTSEPVLGALHLREWALQVLSSPGPPLPPPPVSPAGWGLFLGVERCALALAARGAAADDPAGSRAIRAQAVDESRSVLSARAELRRLGQAVRGPGVSLVVLKGAAPLLYGGRQVPMQDVDVLGTPAAARAVAEALDRSGFQGQGRAASHRLAVRTQEAGLPVEIHTTAPGLPPAALDRAVPVAHSPLRVLHPADHLLHLLVHSAVHHPDRRGRLRDLLLIADAVARCAPGDLHAVRAAAAREAQAAPVTAQLERAVAIANGAGVGADGFALTAAGSYLMTEAFPRWGLRGAVLEYAWLAGSAAVAARSGAPSASGAHTLGIASAFAPLAWLRRHAPRAERAARVLVRRGKEWALLLPVGLFIARAAERAVRETQGAG from the coding sequence ATGCCGCGCACCTCCGAACCCGTGCTGGGCGCCCTTCACCTGCGGGAGTGGGCGCTGCAAGTTCTTTCCTCGCCCGGTCCCCCGCTCCCCCCGCCCCCGGTTTCCCCGGCGGGATGGGGGCTGTTCCTGGGGGTGGAGCGGTGCGCGCTCGCCCTGGCGGCACGCGGCGCCGCGGCGGACGACCCCGCCGGGAGCCGGGCCATCCGCGCGCAGGCCGTGGACGAAAGCCGCAGCGTCCTCTCCGCACGGGCGGAACTGCGCCGCCTGGGCCAGGCGGTGCGCGGGCCGGGAGTGTCGCTGGTGGTGCTGAAGGGGGCGGCGCCGCTGCTGTACGGGGGGCGGCAGGTGCCCATGCAGGACGTCGACGTGCTGGGCACCCCCGCCGCGGCGCGTGCGGTGGCGGAGGCGCTGGACCGGTCCGGGTTCCAGGGGCAGGGCCGGGCCGCCTCGCACCGGCTGGCGGTGCGCACGCAGGAAGCGGGGCTGCCGGTGGAGATCCACACCACCGCCCCCGGCCTCCCGCCCGCCGCGCTGGACCGCGCCGTTCCCGTCGCCCACTCGCCGCTGCGGGTGCTTCACCCCGCCGACCACCTGCTCCACCTGCTGGTGCACTCCGCCGTGCACCACCCCGACCGGCGCGGGCGCCTGCGCGACCTGCTCCTGATCGCGGACGCGGTGGCCCGGTGCGCGCCCGGCGACCTGCACGCCGTGCGCGCGGCGGCGGCCCGCGAGGCGCAGGCGGCGCCGGTGACCGCGCAGCTGGAGCGGGCCGTGGCCATCGCGAACGGCGCCGGGGTGGGGGCCGACGGCTTCGCGCTCACGGCGGCCGGGAGCTACCTGATGACGGAAGCCTTTCCGCGCTGGGGGCTGCGCGGCGCCGTGCTGGAATACGCCTGGCTGGCCGGCAGCGCCGCGGTGGCGGCGCGGTCGGGAGCGCCGTCGGCGAGCGGGGCGCACACGCTGGGCATCGCCTCGGCCTTTGCGCCGCTGGCCTGGCTGCGGCGCCACGCACCGCGGGCCGAGCGCGCCGCCCGCGTGCTGGTGCGGCGGGGGAAGGAATGGGCGCTGCTGCTGCCAGTGGGGCTGTTCATCGCCCGGGCGGCGGAACGCGCGGTCCGCGAAACGCAAGGGGCCGGGTGA
- a CDS encoding tetratricopeptide repeat protein, giving the protein MTQEPAVEQLIARGRDALARSQYLSALDDLQAAATQRPGFADVQNMLGLCLSMLGRADEALAAFGRATELNPGYVEAHVNQAITLNDLGRVDEARESFRRAAEADEAKGGRFPSAAAARIANLHRELGDAYEQAGAPEEAVAQYRAAVGIRPQFLDIRTRLGRTLIEMGSLDEAAAELEAVLDQNPGFAQARANLGLARFRAGDLDAAEREWRRCLQQQPGNAQVSAYLGMLERRRGEARSA; this is encoded by the coding sequence ATGACGCAGGAGCCCGCAGTCGAGCAGCTGATCGCGCGCGGCAGGGACGCGCTGGCGCGCAGCCAGTACCTGTCCGCGCTGGACGACCTGCAGGCCGCCGCCACGCAGCGCCCCGGGTTCGCCGACGTGCAGAACATGCTGGGGCTGTGCCTGTCGATGCTGGGGCGCGCCGACGAGGCCCTGGCCGCCTTCGGGCGCGCCACCGAGCTCAACCCGGGCTACGTCGAAGCGCACGTGAACCAGGCGATCACCCTCAACGACCTGGGCCGGGTGGACGAGGCGCGCGAGTCGTTCCGCCGCGCCGCCGAGGCCGACGAGGCCAAGGGCGGGCGCTTTCCGTCCGCCGCGGCTGCGCGCATCGCCAACCTCCATCGCGAGCTGGGGGACGCGTACGAACAGGCCGGCGCGCCGGAAGAGGCGGTGGCGCAGTACCGCGCCGCCGTGGGGATCCGCCCGCAGTTCCTGGACATCCGCACCCGCCTGGGCCGCACCCTCATCGAGATGGGGAGCCTGGACGAGGCCGCCGCCGAGCTGGAGGCCGTGCTCGACCAGAACCCCGGGTTCGCCCAGGCGCGCGCCAACCTGGGGCTGGCCCGCTTTCGCGCGGGCGACCTGGACGCCGCCGAGCGCGAGTGGCGGCGCTGCCTGCAGCAGCAGCCCGGCAACGCGCAGGTTTCCGCCTACCTGGGCATGCTGGAGCGGCGCCGCGGCGAGGCCCGGTCCGCGTGA
- a CDS encoding sugar transferase, giving the protein MPDTVNKAALRIVETPRPVEPAVVRIAIPERAETPPAERYIMTLPRKVVRVLADSAVVGWAVLVSAWLLGVRAETALMATGVLLLTYPLAFYLSGMYEIDVRVSGRRTLQRLVMASVLVAGIAAPLAYLLDSLRLPHALLLSVLALVMLVHPVCNKVLNWVMHVSLPPLRVAIVGSGEAAEALVRVMKGSRAHEVVAVCADGGTTLRRIVASRRSGGEALRDGVEQIIVAVTGPLSQATLDVLLEARTHGVPVTDIIPPYEALTGRVPVNHLTKEWVAFASGFLPHRRFEAKVKRLVDIGASLALLLLFLPVGLVVALLVRLDSPGPVFHRQKRVGANSRVFEIVKFRTMRADAERGTGAVWAARNDTRITRLGKWLRLSRLDEFPQLVNVLRGEMSLVGPRPERPEFVRLLAERVPYYELRHLVKPGITGWAQVCYPYGASVEDARVKLEYDLYYIRHRTPLFDVRVMAKTLSVLLFAQGSR; this is encoded by the coding sequence ATGCCAGATACCGTCAACAAAGCAGCTTTGCGCATCGTAGAGACGCCGCGCCCCGTCGAACCGGCCGTCGTACGCATCGCCATTCCCGAGCGGGCCGAAACGCCTCCGGCGGAGCGCTACATCATGACGCTCCCCCGCAAGGTGGTGCGCGTCCTCGCCGACTCGGCGGTGGTGGGCTGGGCCGTGCTCGTCTCGGCGTGGCTGCTGGGTGTACGCGCGGAAACGGCGCTCATGGCCACCGGGGTGCTGCTGCTCACCTATCCGCTCGCGTTCTACCTGAGCGGAATGTACGAGATCGACGTGCGCGTCAGCGGGCGCCGTACCCTTCAGCGGCTGGTGATGGCCTCGGTCCTGGTGGCGGGGATCGCCGCGCCCCTGGCGTACCTGCTGGACTCGCTGCGGCTCCCCCATGCCCTGCTGCTGTCGGTGCTGGCCCTGGTGATGCTGGTGCACCCCGTGTGTAACAAGGTGCTGAACTGGGTGATGCACGTGTCGCTGCCCCCGCTGCGGGTGGCCATCGTGGGAAGCGGCGAGGCGGCCGAGGCGCTGGTGCGGGTGATGAAGGGAAGCCGGGCCCACGAGGTGGTGGCGGTGTGCGCCGACGGGGGCACCACCCTTCGCCGGATCGTGGCGTCGCGCCGTTCGGGGGGCGAAGCCCTTCGCGACGGGGTGGAGCAGATCATCGTGGCCGTCACCGGGCCGCTCTCGCAGGCGACGCTCGACGTGCTGCTGGAGGCGCGCACGCACGGGGTTCCCGTCACCGACATCATCCCCCCGTACGAGGCGCTCACCGGACGCGTTCCCGTGAACCACCTCACCAAGGAGTGGGTGGCGTTCGCCTCGGGGTTCCTCCCGCACCGACGGTTCGAGGCCAAGGTCAAGCGGCTGGTCGACATCGGCGCGTCGCTGGCCCTGCTGCTGCTGTTCCTTCCCGTCGGCCTGGTGGTGGCGCTGCTGGTGCGCCTGGACTCGCCGGGGCCGGTGTTCCACCGGCAGAAGCGGGTGGGCGCCAACAGCCGCGTCTTCGAGATCGTAAAGTTCAGGACCATGCGCGCCGACGCCGAGCGGGGCACCGGGGCGGTGTGGGCGGCGCGCAACGACACCCGGATCACCCGATTGGGCAAGTGGCTGCGGCTGTCGCGCCTGGACGAGTTTCCGCAGCTGGTGAACGTGCTGCGGGGCGAGATGAGCCTGGTGGGCCCGCGCCCCGAACGCCCCGAGTTCGTGCGGCTGCTGGCCGAGCGGGTGCCCTACTACGAGCTGCGGCACCTGGTGAAGCCGGGGATCACGGGGTGGGCGCAGGTGTGCTACCCGTACGGCGCCTCGGTCGAGGACGCCCGCGTCAAGCTGGAGTACGACCTGTACTACATCCGCCACCGTACGCCGCTCTTCGACGTGCGGGTGATGGCCAAGACGCTCAGCGTGCTGCTCTTCGCCCAGGGCAGCCGCTAG
- a CDS encoding outer membrane protein assembly factor BamD, giving the protein MTRTRENLRTLRGYMQPMTYQTPIRRALVALAAAATLGGCAIFRTPPPLTLESAYAQGMRAYEAGRWRRAAELLTQFVTAAGADARLKPALMALGRSHMQSRDYVTAASDYLRVATEFPSDPEAIQARFGLCQAYHSLSPRAQLDQEYTVAAITYCDSYASLYPATPDATQAREWITAMRHKLAEKAYQNGFFYFRRGLYDASLVYFNEVMDSYSDTPSAAPALLRLVEAYGRMGYDEEEAAARARLLREFPQSAEARMLPAAAPADSADSAGR; this is encoded by the coding sequence GTGACCCGCACCCGAGAGAACCTGCGGACGCTCCGCGGGTACATGCAGCCCATGACTTACCAGACACCCATCCGCCGGGCCCTCGTGGCCCTTGCCGCCGCCGCCACCCTGGGGGGCTGCGCCATCTTCCGCACCCCGCCGCCGCTCACCCTGGAGTCGGCGTACGCCCAGGGAATGCGGGCCTACGAGGCCGGCCGCTGGCGCCGCGCCGCCGAGCTCCTCACCCAGTTCGTGACCGCGGCCGGCGCCGACGCGCGGCTCAAGCCCGCGCTGATGGCGCTGGGCCGCAGCCACATGCAGTCGCGGGACTACGTGACCGCCGCCTCCGACTACCTGCGGGTGGCCACCGAGTTTCCCTCGGACCCCGAGGCCATCCAGGCGCGGTTCGGCCTCTGCCAGGCGTACCACAGCCTGTCGCCGCGGGCGCAGCTGGACCAGGAGTACACGGTGGCGGCCATCACCTACTGCGACTCGTACGCCTCGCTGTACCCCGCCACCCCCGACGCCACGCAGGCCCGCGAGTGGATCACGGCCATGCGGCACAAGCTGGCCGAAAAGGCGTACCAGAACGGGTTCTTCTACTTTCGCCGCGGCCTGTACGACGCCTCGCTGGTGTACTTCAACGAGGTGATGGACTCGTACTCCGACACTCCGTCGGCCGCCCCCGCGCTGCTGCGGCTGGTGGAGGCGTACGGCCGCATGGGGTACGACGAGGAAGAAGCCGCCGCCCGGGCGCGGCTGCTGCGCGAGTTCCCGCAGAGCGCCGAGGCCCGCATGCTTCCCGCCGCGGCCCCGGCCGACTCGGCCGACTCGGCCGGGCGCTGA
- the nadD gene encoding nicotinate-nucleotide adenylyltransferase, with translation MRLGVYGGTFDPPHLGHLVAASDTCEALGLHRVLWVPSAVHPLKAGRVRTPPALRLEMVRAAIAGDPRFAADDLELRRQGPSYTVDTLRELRAREPAAELFFITGADILAELHRWREPDEVLRLATLVVVSRAGEALSPSGGAAARAVEITRVDVSSTQVRRLAAAGKSIRYLVPEAVRAVIERERLYRDLSH, from the coding sequence GTGCGCCTGGGGGTGTACGGCGGCACCTTCGACCCGCCGCACCTGGGGCACCTGGTGGCCGCGTCGGACACGTGCGAGGCGCTGGGGCTGCACCGGGTGCTGTGGGTGCCCTCGGCCGTCCACCCGCTGAAGGCGGGGCGGGTGCGCACCCCGCCGGCGCTGCGGCTGGAGATGGTGCGCGCCGCCATCGCCGGCGACCCGCGCTTCGCCGCCGACGACCTGGAGCTGCGCAGGCAGGGCCCGTCGTACACGGTCGATACGCTGCGGGAGCTGCGCGCGCGCGAGCCCGCCGCCGAGCTGTTCTTCATCACCGGCGCCGACATCCTGGCCGAGCTCCATCGCTGGCGCGAGCCCGACGAGGTGCTTCGCCTGGCCACGCTGGTGGTGGTTTCGCGGGCGGGCGAGGCGCTTTCGCCGTCCGGGGGCGCCGCGGCACGGGCCGTGGAGATCACCCGCGTGGACGTTTCGTCGACGCAGGTCCGCCGCCTAGCCGCGGCGGGCAAGAGCATTCGATACCTGGTTCCCGAGGCCGTGCGCGCCGTCATCGAGCGCGAGCGGCTGTACCGGGACCTTTCCCATTGA